In Mucinivorans hirudinis, the DNA window GGGGGCGCTGGGCTTTCACATTCCCGGAATGTTTGACAAGGTGTTGGACGTAAAAAAATGTCACCTCCAAGCCGAGCCCTCGAACGCCATACGCCTTGCCGTGCGCCGATATGCCATTGATAATTCGCTGGAGTTCTACGATGTTAAGCAACATACGGGATTGCTGCGCAACCTGATGATTCGCACCTCGACAACGGGCGAAACGATGGTGGTAGTGGTTTTTGCCGAGGATAAACCCCAAATTAGAACAAAACTACTCGATTTCCTGCTGGCGACTTTCGAGCAAATTACTTCTCTCTGCTATGTAATCAATAGTAAATTAAACGATTCCATAGCCGACCAAGAGGTGCTGTGCTATGCCGGCAAGCCCTATATTGAGGAGGTGATGGAGGGGCTGCGGTTTAGAATCAACCCTAAATCATTCTACCAGACCAACTCCGAGCAAGCATACAACCTCTACAAGGTTACTCGCGAGTTTGCCAATTTGAAGGGTGACGAGATTGTTTACGACCTATACACGGGAACGGGCACGATAGCCAATTTCGTGGCTCGCTCCTGTCGCAAGGTCATTGGTGTAGAGTATGTTCCGGAGGCTATTGAGGATGCAAAATATAACTCTGCGCTCAATGGGATTGACAACACGCTGTTTTTTGCCGGCGATATGAAGAATGTCCTGAATCGCGACTTCATCGAGCGCCACGGCAGAGCGGATGTAATAATTCTAGACCCTCCTCGTGCCGGCATTGATGCGAGCGTGGCGCAGACCATCTTGGAAGCCGCGCCAAAGAGCATTGTATATGTAAGCTGCAATCCGGCAACACAGGCGCGCGATTTGGCAATCTTCAATGAGGCGTATCGTGTGGCGCGCGTTCGCCCCGTTGATATGTTTCCCCATACTCATCACGTTGAGAATGTGGTTCTCTTAACGAGACGATAATGAGTGGTATGGAGAGTGTCGCAATCGCGAATAGTCCAACTACAAAAAAGAAGCTATCCGCCTCGAATGGGGGCGGATAGCTTCTTTGTTATAGCGGAGTTATTTGCGCGGTATCTCGATTCTTGTACCGTCAGCCTGCACCGCATATAGCTTATTGGCACCGCTGAGTTTATTGGTAGTAAAACCGAACCTTACGGAGAATGCAAGAACTTTTGCTGTTGGTGAACCTGCTCTCACCTCAAATCCCACCGCATTGCCACCGTTTAAGATTGATACTGCCTCGCCGTTCAATGTATAGGAAATATTCGAAGAGACTTTCAAATTGTCACGGAAAGTAGTCCAGACACCAACCTGTCCCAGCGATGAAGCCCAGCCCGAATCCTCTCTATCCATCGTTTCGCGGTCTTCGATATATTGCAGCGGCAGTGCCTTTGGATAGCCCTTGAGGGCAACATAGCTCTTTGCTGCATCGACCATTGCCTGAGTCAGCAGATGCCGCACTTTGCCATATTGGTCAATCTCTTTATCTATAAGATTGAACCATCCCCAAGCCTCGAAAAACTCTGTCAGATCTGTTCCCGTTGCATCACAGGCAAGTTTATAGAACTGCATAGAACG includes these proteins:
- a CDS encoding RNA methyltransferase, TrmA family, with product MRRNKYPIIENLQITEIAAEGKALGRDNDIVVFVPNTVPGDVVRVQINNKRRRFMEGYVLEYLTLSPLRCEPVCEHSGECGGCKWQFLPYEKQLEFKQRQVFDQLSRLGGVELPEIEPIIGSQKTEYYRNKLEFTFSNKRWITREEVAQGADITEREGALGFHIPGMFDKVLDVKKCHLQAEPSNAIRLAVRRYAIDNSLEFYDVKQHTGLLRNLMIRTSTTGETMVVVVFAEDKPQIRTKLLDFLLATFEQITSLCYVINSKLNDSIADQEVLCYAGKPYIEEVMEGLRFRINPKSFYQTNSEQAYNLYKVTREFANLKGDEIVYDLYTGTGTIANFVARSCRKVIGVEYVPEAIEDAKYNSALNGIDNTLFFAGDMKNVLNRDFIERHGRADVIILDPPRAGIDASVAQTILEAAPKSIVYVSCNPATQARDLAIFNEAYRVARVRPVDMFPHTHHVENVVLLTRR